In one window of Macadamia integrifolia cultivar HAES 741 chromosome 2, SCU_Mint_v3, whole genome shotgun sequence DNA:
- the LOC122067969 gene encoding LOW QUALITY PROTEIN: serine decarboxylase-like (The sequence of the model RefSeq protein was modified relative to this genomic sequence to represent the inferred CDS: inserted 3 bases in 2 codons) gives MVGSVEVFSPEVNGKIELLPEDFDPTAIVSEPLPPVVEMGLLSLTTGLKAGXTEIVLGRNVHTMCLEVTEPDADDEVTGEREAYMASVLARYRKSLVERTKHHLGYPYNLDFDYGALGQLQHFSINNLGDPFIESNYGVHSRQFEVGVLDWFARLWDLEKNEYWGYITNCGTEGNLHGILVGREVFPDGILYASRESHYSVFKAARMYRMECIKVDTLVSGEIDCTHFKEKLLLNKDKPAILNVNIGTTVKGAVDDLDLVIKTLEETGFTNDRFYIHCDGALFGLMMPFVKRAPKVTFKKPIGSVSVSGHKFVGCPMPCGVQITRLDHINALSRNVEYLASRDATIMGSRNGHAPIFLWYTLNRQGYRGFQKEVQKCLRNAHYLKDRLRDAGIGAMLNELSSTVVFERPEDEEFVRRWQLACQGNIAHVVVMPNITIEKLDDFLNELIQKRSTWYXDGKSQPPCIAADVGEDSCACVLHK, from the exons ATGGTTGGAAGTGTTGAAGTATTTTCCCCTGAGGTGAATGGCAAGATTGAACTGCTTCCGGAAGATTTTGATCCAACTGCTATCGTTTCTGAACCTTTGCCACCTGTTGTTGAGATGGGGCTGTTGTCATTGACGACGGGGTTGAAAGCGGG TACAGAGATTGTGTTGGGACGGAATGTGCATACAATGTGTCTTGAGGTCACCGAACCTGATGCGGACGACGAGGTCACTGGGGAAAGGGAGGCTTATATGGCTAGTGTATTGGCAAGGTACCGGAAGTCTCTAGTGGAAAGAACCAAGCATCATTTAG GTTACCCTTACAACCTTGACTTTGACTATGGAGCTCTGGGACAGCTGCAACATTTCTCAATCAATAACCTGGGTGATCCCTTCATTGAGAGCAACTACGGGGTCCATTCCCGACAATTTGAAGTTGGTGTTTTAGATTGGTTTGCCCGTCTATGGGATCTCGAGAAGAATGAATACTGGGGATACATTACTAATTGTGGTACAGAAGGGAATCTTCATGGCATCTTGGTTGG GAGGGAAGTGTTTCCCGATGGAATTCTTTATGCTTCACGAGAATCACATTATTCAGTTTTCAAAGCAGCAAGGATGTACAGAATGGAATGTATAAAGGTTGACACTCTTGTCTCTGGTGAGATTGATTGCACACATTTCAAAGAGAAACTCCTCCTTAACAAAGATAAACCTGCCATCCTCAATGTAAACATAG GAACAACAGTAAAAGGAGCTGTTGATGATCTAGATCTGGTTATAAAAACTCTTGAAGAAACTGGATTCACAAATGATCGGTTTTACATTCACTGTGATGGGGCTTTGTTTGGGCTTATGATGCCTTTTGTCAAACGT GCACCAAAAGTCACATTTAAAAAACCCATTGGAAGTGTTAGTGTTTCTGGCCACAAATTTGTGGGTTGCCCAATGCCTTGTGGTGTTCAGATAACAAGATTGGATCATATTAATGCATTATCAAGAAATGTTGAGTACCTCGCATCCCGGGATGCCACCATCATGGGTAGTCGTAATGGGCATGCTCCAATCTTCCTCTGGTACACACTTAACCGGCAAGGCTACAGAGGTTTCCAGAAAGAAGTCCAGAAGTGCCTCCGGAATGCTCACTATTTGAAGGACCGCCTTAGAGATGCAGGCATTGGTGCCATGCTTAATGAGCTCAGCAGCACCGTTGTCTTTGAACGTCCAGAAGATGAGGAGTTTGTTCGCCGCTGGCAACTTGCATGCCAGGGAAACATTGCTCATGTTGTGGTGATGCCCAATATCACTATTGAGAAGCTTGATGATTTCTTGAATGAACTGATTCAGAAGCGTTCAACCTGGT AGGATGGAAAATCGCAACCTCCTTGTATTGCAGCAGATGTTGGAGAGGACAGTTGCGCTTGTGTTCTTCACAAGTAA